A window of the uncultured Methanobrevibacter sp. genome harbors these coding sequences:
- a CDS encoding M24 family metallopeptidase, whose protein sequence is RDKTVLENNMVVTVEPGIYLEGEFGVRIEDMVLLDKKGKVIGNLPPVL, encoded by the coding sequence AGGGACAAGACGGTTCTGGAAAACAATATGGTTGTTACAGTAGAGCCTGGAATTTACCTTGAAGGTGAATTCGGAGTCAGAATTGAAGACATGGTTCTCCTTGATAAAAAAGGCAAGGTTATAGGCAATCTTCCTCCCGTTTTATGA